The Archangium lipolyticum genome includes a region encoding these proteins:
- a CDS encoding ATP-binding protein: MITAYLLAVGLVERVESFTVDRKEFEGDKFDDLTIQTASSVVRRQVKWSQEGARELTLSHFVDSNSSLRIDYLVRSYTQAAVGANEYRLSTVWSLPSDLELLNVLEPSTAQPTLPRSDARLFQLRASELWPEGADPRWHLLANVARDEFLAFAERFVIELELPQSSSDLSAPGPLELQLLDFLVSRVGIGSYPNHHRLPADVAAQLIVLATSARNRRRTFTPAEVIYEIGLRVDDGRISQQFPIKSDYQVDRKKFKVALRTVLEGGRIILLVGLPGAGKSWELTAFGDELRKDGYLVARHYCYLEPGDPLVEQRVTINVLVGNLLGELLAQAPLLREEKGRAFASTPDELVRVLRAASQQDPNRPVVLIVDGLDHISRVRTEARHLTLGETAIVEELSSWVLPENVCLIIGSQPGKHLEPLASDAVKFDLPNWSLEEIWNLAERYGLLQLLEQVRIEPSSLVKTIAERSEGSPLYATFLMRELLARVRTGELLDPQQWCVSVIPLQGDINHYYGYLYQHAERIAQSVADILGVIDFAVTESELREIIPPLNRPRLGAALSSIRPVLQEIAGQGGFRVFHESFRRFIVERFREADLTLADALDPVIQWLNRRGFFNDAKAYRYLLPALWRADRAEELLAKVGTDFIAMSVAAGHAHAAVERNLAIALEVAARAQRWPELVRCTELHRALRYCFEDHLFNRWLYWRTLIEIAGAEALAQRLVFEGRPTFPKLLGLVICSWIDDLGQVPPWEEYLGLPEVPVELEPPELGTVLIAKLHGTLRIKGKQSGREWLVRVLKNPEIPLVAIRFLIRKYGQIEGAGAVIALDADEFSLHCRALIFIEAARLLKEEGSLAQAKIAADRVLQFSPRLPIQFEAIEFGVSVAGLPGATASLHSLNVGLNGERHFIDETAIQDWIALCGIVASIDPAQLDAYRPLLNGPGWYRGWLRYVLGIIYAERIAQAELRATTVRNAFAELIGDMRPFVGAPRLIDLTQHRLLIRSTLERGLRLLTSESDWGEVLDILEKLLTGTSIRLRGYPAGPVLPEDLGEILLPYAARLDVREKIQRVVVTQVSGAESRREFFSNQGDVELMLARVLAAADQRDNARIHWEKAARYFAAYGYRRDHAIYEIIRGLPDAPASRSWRLDAIERLQSLANSVLEHTDGKDTRYALNAWFDALLKADPAAALSLLAQSMSLNAGVVDWRLEDALTSSLAQLAGLADPILLTALQEAVRFEFETESEVLPLIQERMVVLDRLLAQEPRFGREALRRFFAQVEGDPKYFHPNAFEWLRQIAQERGMSVPYVSEPVGNPVRTEQALGRVRWTALVDDLKEKNAFPVDCSPMRFVARARELLSESWQGLSVDERDHVVNAIGYRFLEMLQAGQSEEVKRLLSLLAQAVPNVSIDGVLPLMEIAEGLRRAGFACEASVALSLAYARSPSKSVFVVLGDVDSAKWFKEAVVLDRHHALEALALEIVRLVCDSGYTTGIARNVMRRFDDIGENELAQFCWEAAFEVIQYRLPSKSSKNGVFIPFSVAGTPKWSVEEGLVAILLARIQHPVLDVKRRALFGFAGIIQNRPQVVPNPLQRFLARDSTSTSARMVLHALCFSEQSPFIITQAIRSVLESYAQSELWGDRVLARKLLARIDVHPADTAPEIWMPVLAATSAQRSVAEQLDWGERLNALNDLMPCFVDLIAAGYGGPFKEGTMHAGRELDRFELAQHPADRDMPLAPVLHWSTEMFETYLQEALNQVQAYLRLQGRVSEVQFESWLPRLLPRLRIQVGLDASRSLRPILPLPSVVMDGAGEPPILPAEDEFAGWCRIGYVETEIIKSRQDVWSAPAGRFIVMAGAVLVASIDDVSQGIPWGHCLDPEQWFETAQAPVDSINLQGVYGPLVAACLWRDVLGPCWMLVPPQRIAARYGLKPGNWPGPLTWVDHAGQLMLAVRSWHLRPIGGATAAGGVPTLAGCELLMHPRLLEEISRESGRTVSFQIRVERLS, from the coding sequence TTGATTACCGCTTATTTGTTGGCGGTTGGCCTCGTAGAGCGCGTGGAGAGTTTCACGGTTGATCGCAAGGAGTTTGAAGGCGACAAGTTTGATGATCTCACTATACAGACTGCCTCATCTGTAGTCCGGAGGCAGGTGAAGTGGAGCCAGGAAGGTGCGCGTGAACTGACTCTGTCCCACTTTGTGGATTCAAACAGTAGCCTTCGAATTGATTACCTTGTTCGCAGCTACACTCAAGCTGCAGTTGGAGCGAACGAATATCGGCTATCAACAGTTTGGTCTCTTCCTTCTGACTTAGAACTCCTAAACGTACTTGAGCCATCCACTGCACAGCCCACGCTTCCTCGCAGTGACGCAAGGCTGTTTCAACTGCGTGCTTCAGAACTCTGGCCAGAGGGGGCAGACCCACGCTGGCATCTGCTTGCAAATGTTGCTCGAGACGAGTTCCTTGCCTTTGCTGAGCGGTTTGTAATCGAGCTAGAACTCCCACAGTCGTCTAGCGATCTTTCGGCACCGGGACCACTTGAACTGCAACTGCTGGATTTTCTCGTAAGTCGAGTAGGCATTGGCTCATATCCCAATCATCATCGTCTTCCGGCAGATGTTGCTGCTCAACTTATTGTGCTCGCTACCTCTGCGCGTAATCGGCGCAGAACATTCACCCCAGCCGAGGTGATCTACGAAATTGGACTCCGAGTAGATGATGGCAGGATTTCGCAGCAGTTTCCGATTAAATCGGATTATCAAGTAGACCGTAAAAAATTTAAAGTAGCGCTACGCACTGTACTTGAAGGCGGAAGAATAATCCTACTTGTCGGTCTTCCTGGCGCTGGCAAATCCTGGGAACTCACCGCATTTGGAGACGAGTTGCGCAAAGATGGATACCTTGTCGCTCGTCATTATTGCTATTTGGAGCCTGGTGATCCGCTTGTTGAGCAACGGGTAACTATTAACGTTCTTGTTGGGAACCTCCTTGGAGAACTGCTAGCGCAGGCTCCGCTATTGCGCGAGGAAAAGGGGCGCGCCTTTGCATCGACTCCGGATGAGCTCGTTCGCGTGCTACGGGCTGCCTCTCAACAAGACCCAAATCGTCCTGTTGTATTGATAGTAGACGGACTAGACCACATATCTCGCGTCCGGACTGAGGCAAGACATCTCACTCTCGGAGAGACCGCAATCGTCGAGGAACTCTCGTCATGGGTGCTCCCCGAGAATGTATGCCTCATTATTGGCTCGCAACCTGGGAAGCACCTTGAGCCTCTTGCTAGCGACGCAGTGAAATTTGATTTGCCAAACTGGTCGCTCGAAGAGATCTGGAATTTGGCTGAACGATATGGATTGTTACAACTCCTAGAGCAGGTTCGCATCGAGCCATCATCTTTAGTCAAAACCATAGCAGAGCGTTCAGAGGGAAGCCCTCTATATGCGACATTCCTTATGCGAGAGCTTCTCGCACGGGTGAGAACTGGAGAACTCCTAGATCCTCAACAGTGGTGTGTCTCTGTTATTCCGCTGCAGGGGGACATTAACCATTATTATGGATATTTGTATCAGCATGCCGAAAGAATAGCGCAATCTGTGGCTGATATCTTGGGAGTTATCGATTTCGCAGTTACCGAATCGGAACTCAGAGAAATTATCCCACCGCTCAATCGACCGCGGTTGGGGGCGGCCCTCTCCTCCATCCGGCCTGTTCTGCAGGAGATAGCAGGCCAAGGCGGCTTCCGTGTGTTTCACGAGAGCTTTCGACGGTTCATTGTGGAACGGTTTCGCGAAGCCGATCTAACCTTGGCAGACGCACTGGATCCAGTAATACAGTGGCTAAATCGTAGAGGATTTTTTAACGACGCCAAGGCATACCGGTATCTTCTTCCCGCGCTCTGGCGAGCAGATAGAGCAGAGGAGTTGTTGGCGAAGGTAGGAACAGACTTTATTGCAATGAGTGTTGCGGCTGGCCATGCTCATGCGGCTGTAGAGCGAAATCTTGCCATCGCTCTTGAGGTGGCTGCTCGTGCTCAGCGCTGGCCAGAGTTGGTTCGCTGTACGGAGCTACATCGTGCGCTTCGATACTGCTTCGAAGATCATCTTTTCAATCGGTGGCTTTATTGGCGAACCCTCATTGAAATCGCGGGAGCAGAAGCCCTAGCTCAGCGACTGGTTTTTGAAGGTCGGCCTACATTTCCGAAGCTACTCGGACTTGTCATTTGCTCGTGGATAGATGATTTGGGCCAAGTGCCTCCATGGGAGGAGTACCTCGGGCTTCCCGAGGTACCGGTGGAACTTGAACCTCCCGAGTTGGGTACCGTTCTTATTGCCAAGCTGCATGGCACCCTCCGGATAAAGGGTAAGCAATCCGGGCGAGAATGGCTAGTTCGTGTGCTCAAAAACCCTGAAATTCCGTTAGTAGCTATCCGATTTTTAATTAGGAAGTATGGGCAGATTGAGGGTGCGGGGGCCGTGATTGCTCTTGATGCAGACGAATTTTCGCTGCACTGTCGAGCACTGATTTTTATTGAAGCAGCCCGCCTGCTAAAGGAAGAAGGTAGTCTAGCACAGGCGAAAATTGCAGCTGATAGGGTGCTCCAATTTTCGCCCAGATTGCCAATACAATTCGAAGCGATCGAATTCGGGGTTTCGGTCGCGGGACTTCCGGGAGCAACTGCCTCGCTTCATAGTCTTAATGTTGGCCTCAATGGAGAACGCCACTTCATCGACGAGACTGCGATACAAGATTGGATCGCTCTTTGTGGTATTGTCGCATCCATTGATCCGGCCCAATTGGATGCTTATAGGCCATTGCTCAATGGTCCCGGGTGGTACCGTGGTTGGTTGAGATACGTCCTTGGAATCATTTATGCTGAGCGTATAGCTCAAGCGGAGCTTAGAGCAACGACAGTGCGAAATGCATTCGCCGAATTGATTGGCGACATGCGTCCGTTTGTTGGAGCCCCTCGGTTAATCGATCTGACCCAACATCGGCTGTTGATTCGCTCCACGCTAGAGCGTGGGCTCCGACTGCTCACGAGCGAGAGTGACTGGGGCGAGGTCCTAGACATTCTTGAGAAATTACTAACCGGTACTTCTATTCGTCTGCGAGGATACCCTGCTGGCCCTGTGTTGCCAGAAGACCTCGGCGAAATCTTGCTTCCCTACGCTGCGCGCTTAGATGTGCGAGAGAAGATTCAGAGAGTAGTGGTTACCCAGGTTTCTGGTGCTGAGAGTCGTAGAGAATTTTTTTCTAACCAGGGTGATGTTGAATTGATGCTTGCGCGAGTGCTTGCTGCTGCCGACCAGCGGGATAATGCACGGATACACTGGGAGAAAGCGGCCCGATACTTTGCTGCATATGGATATAGACGGGACCACGCAATTTACGAGATTATTCGTGGACTTCCGGATGCTCCCGCATCCAGGTCCTGGCGTCTTGATGCTATTGAGCGTCTTCAATCTCTCGCCAACTCGGTGCTCGAACACACCGACGGCAAGGACACTCGCTACGCTCTGAATGCGTGGTTTGATGCATTGCTCAAAGCAGATCCGGCAGCCGCACTCTCGCTGCTGGCTCAGAGCATGAGTTTGAATGCGGGTGTGGTGGATTGGCGTTTGGAGGATGCTCTAACTTCTTCTTTAGCGCAGCTTGCTGGGCTGGCAGATCCTATTCTCCTCACGGCACTCCAAGAGGCTGTGCGGTTCGAGTTCGAGACGGAAAGCGAAGTCCTTCCCTTGATTCAGGAGCGAATGGTTGTTCTTGATAGACTGCTTGCTCAAGAACCAAGATTCGGAAGAGAGGCGCTTCGCAGGTTCTTCGCGCAGGTCGAGGGTGACCCTAAATATTTTCACCCCAATGCATTTGAGTGGTTGCGTCAAATTGCCCAAGAGCGAGGAATGTCAGTTCCTTATGTGTCCGAACCAGTTGGCAACCCAGTCAGAACTGAGCAAGCGCTTGGCAGGGTTAGGTGGACTGCGCTTGTTGATGACCTTAAGGAGAAAAATGCTTTTCCTGTGGATTGCTCGCCAATGCGGTTTGTTGCGCGGGCGCGTGAACTCCTGTCTGAGAGTTGGCAGGGACTATCAGTTGATGAGCGTGATCATGTTGTGAACGCAATTGGCTACCGGTTTCTGGAAATGCTCCAGGCCGGGCAGTCTGAGGAAGTTAAGAGGCTCCTGTCTCTCCTTGCTCAGGCGGTTCCGAACGTCAGTATTGATGGCGTTTTGCCACTCATGGAAATTGCTGAAGGACTTCGTCGCGCAGGATTTGCCTGTGAAGCTTCAGTTGCACTGTCGCTAGCCTATGCTCGCTCTCCCAGTAAGAGTGTGTTCGTGGTCTTGGGGGATGTAGACAGTGCGAAATGGTTCAAAGAGGCGGTTGTCCTAGATCGCCATCATGCTCTTGAAGCCCTAGCGTTGGAAATTGTTCGGCTGGTGTGTGATTCGGGTTATACTACGGGCATTGCGAGGAATGTAATGCGCCGCTTCGATGACATTGGAGAGAATGAGCTGGCGCAATTTTGTTGGGAGGCGGCATTTGAGGTGATTCAATATAGGCTTCCGAGTAAGTCGAGCAAGAATGGGGTGTTCATTCCATTTAGCGTTGCTGGCACGCCAAAATGGTCGGTAGAAGAAGGGCTGGTGGCGATTCTGCTTGCACGCATTCAACATCCAGTTCTTGATGTGAAACGGAGGGCGCTGTTCGGATTTGCCGGTATCATTCAAAATCGACCGCAAGTAGTCCCCAATCCGCTTCAACGCTTTCTTGCGCGAGACTCCACTTCTACATCAGCGCGGATGGTTCTCCACGCGCTTTGTTTCTCGGAGCAATCCCCTTTCATTATTACTCAGGCTATTCGCTCTGTGCTCGAGAGCTACGCTCAAAGTGAGCTTTGGGGTGATAGAGTTCTCGCGCGAAAGCTTCTGGCGCGTATTGATGTGCATCCAGCCGATACCGCCCCGGAAATCTGGATGCCGGTGCTGGCTGCGACGTCCGCCCAGCGAAGTGTTGCTGAACAGCTCGACTGGGGAGAACGGCTAAATGCTCTCAATGATTTGATGCCATGTTTTGTGGATTTGATTGCAGCAGGATACGGGGGACCGTTCAAAGAGGGAACGATGCATGCTGGACGAGAGCTAGATCGTTTCGAACTCGCTCAACATCCCGCTGACAGGGATATGCCACTCGCCCCGGTTCTGCATTGGTCGACAGAGATGTTCGAAACCTACTTGCAAGAAGCTTTGAACCAAGTTCAGGCGTACCTTCGGCTGCAAGGACGGGTGTCCGAAGTTCAGTTCGAAAGTTGGTTGCCCAGGCTTCTTCCTCGTCTTCGGATACAAGTAGGGTTGGATGCGAGCCGTTCACTCCGTCCGATTCTGCCTCTGCCCTCCGTGGTTATGGATGGCGCAGGAGAACCGCCTATCCTGCCTGCCGAAGATGAGTTTGCGGGTTGGTGTCGAATTGGGTACGTCGAAACTGAGATAATAAAGTCGAGACAGGATGTTTGGAGCGCAC